In the genome of Xiphias gladius isolate SHS-SW01 ecotype Sanya breed wild chromosome 18, ASM1685928v1, whole genome shotgun sequence, the window aaaccaaaacaaaacaatacgAAACCCGAGAACCCGAACATGTGGACTCTCCGTCAACATTGCTACTGACATTTATGTTCCACCTGGTTAATACGGTCACATTGCCATCCGGCCGTGCGACCCACTCCGGGGCGCAGGGAGTCTGGCTCCGTGTGGGGGGACATGCGGGGCTGCGTCATCGGGTCCCTTGGACCGATCTGGTCCCACTTCACACACCCGTGTGTCGGGACAGCCCGCGATAGCGAGCAGGTGCCAGGAGCCTGGAAAACGGACAGGGCACCGCAGTTCGCACACATGTAACAGCGTGTTGCAGCCGGCGTCGTCTGCTGTTGCCTATTCCGGCCTGCGACGAGCTGTTTGGACGCACACGCTGCAATAGTAAATGGCTAGTGAGCCGGACGAAcgggctaataataataataatcaagcGTCAGTGGCCACTCACCCAAAATCCTGGTCCATCGATTTGAAGAAGAATTTGTAGCTATTGACCGGCCGGTTgttgaggacatttttaaaatccgCTAGGGTGACTTTCTCGGGCGAAACGGACAGTTTGACCAGATAAGGAGTCTCCTCCTCGTCtatatgatatattattttagTCTCCGCCATGAGAGTAAGGGGAGGACAATCATTGACACGGCAAAGGAACAAGGGCTGGCGGCGCAGTAAACAGGCCTGCTACGTTACCAGTTACCCGGAGAATAACATAACAGCATTCCCTAATACACAAACCCGCGCAACCCACGGTGGAAAACGAGGCTCCGTGTCTCTGACGAACGCAGCGAAAATCCAGGCATAATCGCGTTATGAGCGCCCGTGTTCCTGCTCCAGTGTGAGTCGGTACGGTGGCTCTCTCGGCACTAAAACAGGAAGGGACAGTCCACATCCTTGCGATATGGAGTTGGGAATATTGCTATTGCTATTTTTTTCACAGGCCAATCGGCAAGACGGTGCTGTCATCTAGCGGCGTGCCGGGGCTGTGCGCGGGCCCGCATGGCCGCCCTGCGCGAGGCGCTCCTACTGTACGGCGCGCTGTACGGGACACGGCGGTGGAACAAAAGAGGCGGCGGACCGGCCCTGTGGGGTCCGGACGCCGTCCTCTCCGCATCGCTCTCGCCGCTGCGGACTGCGTCGAGCGGCGGGACCTCGACTCACGCGTGAAGTCGATTCAGTCCAATTCATTTTagactatttaaaaaaaaaaaaaacaacaacaacaaaaaaaacgcgTTGTCTGAAATGTATGGCGGCCTATTGTGGATAAATGGCCCAAATGGCTGATACATACGatacatacaacatacaaaTCCTCAAATTAAAAATCCCATAAAACAATCGAAAATATATTTTAGcatatagcattttttttttttttacatcagcatTATTATGAGATACTTAGGGaaaagcaggggaaaaaaatctgcactaACCTCACTGATGCAGTTAAAGAGCTTATTAAATATCAGATATGTCTATATATAACTACCAATGAGAGCAACAATAATTAGAGATCAATCAATTACAGAATTATCAATCATAGGACTGTAAGTGCTTCATTATTACTGGATGGGATTGATCGCCCCAGGCGTGATAACAGGTGGCAGTTGCAATGtctactgcaaaaacaaaaaataagagcTACTCTTTTATTAGACTCAGGGCCCAGTGTTAACCCTTTTCAAGCAAGAGTTCATTGTTTCTATGCCTCGCTCAttcctctgttgttttcatACAATGGTTAATTACTTACCTCAAATCCTTCTCCTTTTAGACCATTAATGGCACAATGTCTGTGGGGCCTCCTCTAACCACTGGAACAAAAAGTGACTGAGGAGTCTGTGACCACAGGTGTGAATATTTAATAGAATAACTATTTTATTAGAAGAGACCAACAACAGAGTGAGTGGAGCTGAGCAAGACAGTGAGcgaaagagagtgagagagagtgagagagaaagagagagagagagagagagagagaagggggttAGGGCTACAGTTTGTGATTCAGAATTATTAGAGATAGTAGACACACGTCTTCCTGCAGTAAACCTCACAGAGCCATGAAGATTTGTAACAACCTGTATCATCAACCAGCAGTTTTAGTGGTGAATATTCAGTGTTATAAACCAGGGTACATTGTACATGCTTGATGCAAACAAGTACTGCAAAGCccattaaaaaaaccaaattaatggttaaatgattttttttttttcctgagtttCGGTAGACTGAGCTTTTGGTTCATGGTCCTAAAATTTCGTTATTTTTCACCTGATGAGTTATCAATGTACAGATGTGTTCTTAGAGATTATATATACATTTCGGGGGAAAATATTTGAGAGAAGAATTTAAGtcttacattttgtatttctaaAGTACATAAAATCCAGGAAAAGTTGAAATTTAGTCACTTTGCCACCAcagtagttttgttttaaaaaaaaccaacaaacaaaaaaacaaacaaactgctaTCTATAGCTAGAAATGTGTTCCCTTCGTCTCCAAACAgtctacatacagtaaattaaccTTTGAAACATGGTGAAATGCCATTTACAAATTAAAGTACAGCAGAATTTGTGCATTAAGGAATCAAATTTCAACAATGAAGAAGAGCTGTGAGTTTGCAGCTCTGCAAGCATGCACAGAACACGAAAAACATACTTCAATAAACAGcatgcattttaattaaaaaaaaaagataattaaaaaaatgtctaaaattcaaCATAAACCAACCAGTGAATGCAAAGAGTAACGCTCAAATAAATCGGTAACCTTATTGTTACAACAGCTGGTGATAATGCaagttatataaaaaaatacacataaaaaaatgatgaagcCTTTTAGTGAAAAAAGCTTAGTGTGCTAGAGTTACAGCAGAGGGAGcattcctcctgtcctctcctgggtttcctcctttttttttctccttttctccatGGTCCCTTTGCTCTTCCGGTGTTTGCCCTGGACCTGCCAGCGGCATCTCAGAAATATCGCACTTACTTCCACAGTTTCCCATCAAAGTCTGAATGACGAGGTGGGAGAGGGAAATCGTATCAGCAAAACCTAATGCTTCTTATCTTAGGCTACACTGTGGCTGTAAGGAAGTAACTGCTGGAAGtgaatttactttttaattgcAGAATGTCGGCTCACCCTTATTGCAGTCTTTGGtcatatctctctctttcagtagGTTGTTTTTGTAGTCTGTGGATTGTGGCAGACACCAGGGTTACGAGAACTCAAAATGCACAAATTTGTTAAGGTAGGTCATGTTTgtttactgcatgtgtgtggagGAGGATTACTGTACCTGAATTCACAGGTCCTTGGTTACAGGTCTTCAGCTCTTTGCAGTCTAATGACATTTCGCCTCCACTGATCATATTTCCCCTGCACAAAGTGAATAATGTTTTGCTTAAAATTGGATTccatttaaaaggaaaaatggtATATAATTTACAATATAGTAATGACTTGCCTTTCAGATCTATGCAGCTCATACTCCAGcccttaaaaggaaaaaaaaaaaaaattaacatgcaATCTCAAACACATCGTGTCAACAAAATGTGACCCTTGCACACTGTGCTCTACACTCCCAACCATAATGAATATGCCTTTTATAATTATAAAGTACAAGCAAGTTGTCAGATACAAGACAAGAACCTTGAGAGAGTTTATGGGttgtacgcacacacacgcacatacacacaataccTCTCTTTTTGCGTCGTCGTGTCAGCACAATGACAGCGACAACGATGAACGCCAGCAGTAAGAACGTTGCCAGGAAGTAGCCCAGATGCTGCACAAAATAACCTCGATGCTCGGGGAGGATGACATTCACCACCCGTGGACTCTCCACCTCATCAGTCCCTAAAGGCAGAAAATGGATACAATCAAACAGCACCTTCCAATAGTAAAAGTTCCACACTGTAAATACCAAGCGAACTCAAGGAACCcctcaaataaaataacaacGGGATGAACTGTAGAGGATTGATGGTCATATTTGAACAGGGATATATAGGATTGGTAGAGGGGATTAACTTAATGGTAATAAACAAGGATCTCACTGAAATGCTTTTCTACATAACCAACATTTTTTATTCCCCCAGGGCCgccttctttttcatttaagtcCAAAagccagagacagaggaagggaaagcaggagttaaatgtcaaaatgctgTTGGGCGGTAATGACTTCCAGACCTGATGTCATGCAgctgttattctttttttctcttctcagaaaaacacaggcCGAccagaagagaggaggagaagtgtGAGGAAACAGACACAATTTCTGTAATTTGGTTTGTCCGCATGTCTATATTAGTTTTCCATTTAGGACTTTTCTCGTCGTCTTGCAAAAACACGCTAGTTTATTTTCTGCATGCATGGAAAATAAATCTGACACCTCTCAGTAAAGCTCATCAGTGAACTCTACAGTCTGACAGGCCAGTCTATATAAATATCTGAATTCACTGCAGGCAGCAGCCAGTCTCAAAGTGACTCAGACCTTTTGTGTAAGCTTTCTAGATAgttgacaataacaaataaaaaatgaaaagtacgGAATATACATAATGGGCTTGAAGATGCAAAAACATATCAACTACAAACTACTCTATGTATACTATAAAGACAGTGTATTGTACCACAGCTACTTTTGCAGAATAAACATTCAATGCATGTTAACAGAGCTGTTGCTATTATAGTCTTTCAGTATCTCCCTAAATTCAAAAGCAGCCTAATCACATAAGCCAGAGCAGGGAAAAAGTAATTGATTTATGAAACATATTAAACCTTTTCCTCTTGAATATTTGTCTCAAATATAGCTGCAGTcaatcatgaaaaaacaaaagaaaaggtttttctGACTCAATCACCCACTTCCTTTAGTGGGAGCTCTGTTGGTAATTATTGCCTGTCATTGTTTAATGTATCTAATTTGCATGAAACTACAAAGACACGTCCAAGGTCATCGTCTCCAGAGCTCAACTGTCACAACCAGAGCAGCCATGTCCCAGCAGTagctcatttccattttcttgacAGATCTgacaagtgtgtatgtgttaaggGTTATTTCACATATGCTGCGCAGAGGTTaccctgtgttttgttttgttttttcccccgcAGGACATGCATCATTTGCAAGTCAATGAACTTCAGGAAAGCATCTTTGTTTTCAAAGATAAAGATTTCTGCTGCGTTGCTGACAGCTCACAAATTTCTTCATGATTACGAAGAAATAATGTTGTGTTCGATCTTGCCATCAATAATTATAGCATCACAGTGGATGCTCTCATGTCATTTGTAATTTCAGATGATTGCTGGCGCCTCTGTGAGCACAAACAACTTGGTCTTAATCTAACAGACAAGATCAGCAGTGTGTAAAGAAGTGAATTCCTAGCTGAGGTTTACTCAGAGGACGTGGGCAGGATGCCATCGATCCCCATGTGCATTTCTCCACAACATACTTTACCAAGTTATTTAATGGGCTGTTATTTCTttaaagggagaggaggatcTATAGTCTAACACACACTTTCATCCCCGCCCCCTACTTTGCTCTTTCATGCCACAGCTGGTCCAGATGTTGAACAGATGTATCAGACTTCCTTTGACTGCTGGTAAACACGCCTCAACCAGAGGCTGATACACATCGGCAGATAAACAGAGCAGAAACTGAGAGTAAAGCGGGATAAACCAAACTCGAGATACAGTGTAACCAGTCTAGACACGACGTTTTGAAAATGGGGTcaaatggaggaaaaaacaaaagatatatCTCACTCCCTAAATTGCTAGCTGATGGAACGTCTCATCTGCTCGGGATCTTTAAAATGTCTCCAGCTGTAAACGAAAAAGCTGCATATCAAAAAAAAGTCGGCTAGGAAAATGAGACCACTTCCGCTGCTGCCAATTTAAAGACATTTACCGTGGACAGCTTCTCAAGCCAGAACTGCAAATAGATGACTCCAAAAAACCCCGCTTATCAATTTGCAATGCTGGATTCACAGTCAACCAACAGaaagatttctttctttccttctttctttctttctttctttctttctttcataaCTAGCATCTACATTCCTTCTACAACCTCCCGCCCTCTTCAgctcagacacaaaaacagaggcTGAGAAGAAACTGGCGAGAAGAGGAACTGATTTAACTGACCAACTATGCCTATaaatataacaaagaaaaaaaaacctggagcAGTGTTCTCACTGCATGGACAATCCTGGCAAGAAACCATATGGGGAAAAATATTTACCAGTACTAACgtctggaaaaacaaagttctggtggtgtctcttgtttttaattctaaGTGGCTTACTTGGTTCTGGCTCATTATTCTGGACAATTCTGGGCGCTGTAGTCGGGGCAGATGGAAGCGGAGGTCCCACAGTGAGCCTGAAAATGCGTCTCTCGTGCAGACCACAGTAGTGGTGGTGCAGGTGGCAGGAGTACAGGCCTTTGTCAACAGGCTTCAACTCAGAGATGGACAGTGAGAAGTCCCCTAATGTAAACGCGTCCTCAGCAACGCTCATCTTGCTCTGGGCGAAGAGCGGTCCGTAATCCCGGCGCTCTCCGGAGGCATAGAGGTCCACCAGGCGGTCAGCCCTGTCAGGACGCACTCCGGGCGGCTGGAAGTCCCAATGAGCCACCTGCTGCTGGTCCTCCTGGAGACCCTCTCTCCACAGGGGGCGCCGGTTCACACAGGGCAATACCACTGAGCTGCCCAATAAGACCACGAATACAGTCTTCTCTCCATCCCAGTAGCGTTTCTCTTTCCGAGCTGGAAACATAAGAGTGGGAGATGCATTGCCAGATAAGGTATTTCACACATCGAGGCTAACGGAATAGCATCGGGCTGTATGATTAGGAGGCCTCACCTGACTTAGTGACATTGAGCTGGATTTGAATGGATTGGTGAATCTGGCAGTAATGATGGTGCAGATTGCAAGTATAAACTCCTCTGTCGGTTGTGATCacatctgaaaaagaaaagcatccaAAAAAAACGTAAGATGAAATCATACATGGAAGAGTGAGATTTTCACGGTGCTTCTGGAAAATAGAGAAGTCTCACTGTTGATGATAAGGGAGAAGTTGCCATCATTGAAACCAAAGTCTGGGATGGAGATGCGTCCTTTGTTGAATCCATTGTAGACCCTCTGGCGGCCTCCAGGAGACATATCCAGGACTCGCTCTACAGAATACTCTGGGCTGCTGCGGACCACGTCCCAGTGCACCACCCTCTGACGGTCCTTCAGTCTGTCCTGGGTCCAAACCATGCGAGGGCTGTGGCAAGGCAGAACGGCCCTAGACCCTGCAGGCAGGGTGATGTTCTTGGCCTCCACCACCACACCAATTCCGCCGCTGCTGCTCTGACCCCATGCTGACACAAATAAATAACCACATGTGCTCAGAAGATCAATgtagaaatgacagaaaaagaagcatGAAACATGGGTTACTATGCATGAAGCCTTTATacatgaagagaaagaaaaatgtcttacCTCCAGGCATGAGGAGCACAGcaacaactgaaacagaaacaaaaaacatgaataataaGAGGTGTAGCCCACTGAAACTCTTAATGCATACTGCCTGCTGTTGCTGtattacatgtttttcagtgatAAAAGCCTGTTCACCGACTAAGCCTTgagaaatatttataattaaaacCAGCAACAATGGCTTTAGTGGCCAGAGAGTTTAAACTTGACCTGGACTGAACCAACAGCGAAAGATTTCAGAGCTGGAGTAGATGTGGGTTCAGTGAAAGGACTGTTTACAGTAACTCGAGAAGCAAGGACCCGGTAAAATAGGCAAGAGTTTATAACCAAAAAAGTTCCTCAAAGGACAACAAGACCAGAAATCACATACCAGGTGGCGACAATATTCTGTggaaatatattttgttgtttgttttcacactttAGGGATAGGAAATTTTTCCTACGGCACATTTGCTATTTCGGATCCATTTTCCCACAGTGCAGTTTCGTAGTCTGTTTACTGAAAGGCCAGCGGAGATGCATGCAGCCAAAGCATACAGAGCCTCTATTCATCCAGGCTGCTGGCTTGTTGCAAGGCCATGATCCTGAGGGGATGAAGAACCGGGCTGCTATTCAGCTCACTTCAGTCACACTACCTGGTGTCATAAGTCCAGGAACATATACGTGTATTTTTTACTGTACTGGTAGTGGGTACTGTGAACTATAGAGACTAGAGGTGCAGAGCCTTCAGTATGGTCTATAGATAGATTTGAAAACGCCATGATTAATTAACACTTTTCAAAACCCAAGTAACAAAGTGGAGTCACACAGGGCATCAACAAATTGAAAAAGATCATTAGATGTTATGATAAAAGAGATAAAAACCGATTCCAGCAGTGTGAgatagaagaaagaaaactgaaataataagaTTCAAGTAAAATAACgaaagaacaaaactaaaatgaaatctaGATAAGTTCTCTGATAGAAGTATGCTTCAAGGAGAGTTTTAAAATATGTTGCTGACTCAGCAGACCTGATTTCATCAGGCAGGTCATCCCAGAGCAGTGAGGCCGTGGCTTTATAACGCTCTGCTCCCTCTAGTTCTAAGCCAGGCCTCTGGGACAGTTAAAAGACCTATGCCCCAGGGTCTCAAACTCTTCACGGGCTCTCATGGTCCTGAGCAAGAGGAATACATGGCGAGTGGTCAAAGGCGTATGGCAATGAAAAGCCTCTAAAGTAATCAGTGAGATCTTAAAATCTATTCTAAAACACACTATGCCAGTGTAAGTAAAACTGGTGTGATGTGGGCATGATTTTTCACGGTTCTGGTTAAAAGCCCGACGGCTGAATTCTGTACGGCAGTCGATCAATAGATTTTCAGTCCAGGCCAATAAAGCCTTGAGAATTTTCAAATCcggaaattactgagccttttgCAACGACTCATAATACCAAGTTTGATTAGCAAGCAACCAGTGACAACTGCTACAAAACACTATAAGGCTTTATAGGAGGTTTGATACAAGTTGCATGACCATCCATCCAGGTGTTTTGCTCACCATGGCTGAACATGGTTGAGTCCCTTCATGCGAGCACAGGCAATAGACATGTGCAGAGAGGTTTCATTTCACCACACTGAAATTCTAATTAACGGGAGCGTTGCTACTGCGTTTTTATGCAGGGACTTGTGCCCAGCAGTGCATGCAGTGATTGCACCAAGTGTGCACCGGTATATAATAATACTTCAAGCTGAGATAATTTATTtcagcgcgcgcacacacacacacacacacacacacacacacacacacacacacacacacacacacacagaggcatcaGAGAGGAGACCTCATGCTGGAAAACTTCAGCGGGTTTTCTGTTGAAGGGTATAAACTTTCCTGCAGAAGGTAAAACAAAGTGTCCCAGCCCCTGtaattttctctcatctctcctacagacacacacgggCTGGTGACTCACACTAAAGACTTAACAATGTGCTGCTGAATTACCACCAATAATAACAGACATTTAGCAAATGACCTGCAGAATCACTGTTGTCATTTGTGAACCAATGAACAGAAAGCCATTCCTAaggtaaaatgcaaaaaaaggttttatatgAACGACTCAAATAAAAAGCATGAATTCGCTCATTGTAATTTCTGTGATTCATGGGTTTTGTAAGTCTGTGAAGTTTACTCACAGCTCCGTCACAGGTTGAGAAGGGAATCAAATAAATGTGTGCAGTTGCAGACTCAGCTAAATATACAAAGATACATTCAGGGGCCTGGAGAGCCTACTGGCTGCCCTGTACATAACACTCACCCATTAAATGGCGGCCAAGACTCTCAGGTATTTTTAGTCATCCATGTGTAGACACAAGGTACTTTCCATTGTGTTGGCCATCATAAATAGATACTATGCCATTTTACAGTGGTAAaaagtaaccaagtacatttactcaagtagtgCACCAGTAGTACAGTTTGgatatacttttactttacatgataacttgtcatgtttcagatctCTATgtgttgttagcagttccaaCAAAGACTGATTTGATCTTTAAACATCTTAGATGAATTCTTAAAATAAACGTTTGAGGCACAATGAGGTAAAATTATCTAatgtttcatgaaaaaaaacaaaaaaaaacacaaagattagAGACGagtccaaaaaaatgaaaacaaatctgagcggcagaactttgttttttctgctttcctacccattaatcatctcagcGGATTTATCTTGTGACACACTGGACGGGCCCAGCCTGTCAGCTcggaaccactggactaaaccaCAGAACTGTATATACATCGCAGTCACACGGCCTATAGTACTTCTGGTTTTGGTACATTTGTACTTTAGATTTCTGAATGCAGGACTGTTACTCTAATTGAGTATTTTACTTTGTATTGGTACTTTCACTTAAGCAGAGGGTCTGACTA includes:
- the LOC120803575 gene encoding matrix remodeling-associated protein 8-like isoform X2 is translated as MVWTQDRLKDRQRVVHWDVVRSSPEYSVERVLDMSPGGRQRVYNGFNKGRISIPDFGFNDGNFSLIINNVITTDRGVYTCNLHHHYCQIHQSIQIQLNVTKSARKEKRYWDGEKTVFVVLLGSSVVLPCVNRRPLWREGLQEDQQQVAHWDFQPPGVRPDRADRLVDLYASGERRDYGPLFAQSKMSVAEDAFTLGDFSLSISELKPVDKGLYSCHLHHHYCGLHERRIFRLTVGPPLPSAPTTAPRIVQNNEPEPRTDEVESPRVVNVILPEHRGYFVQHLGYFLATFLLLAFIVVAVIVLTRRRKKRGLEYELHRSERGNMISGGEMSLDCKELKTCNQGPVNSDYKNNLLKERDMTKDCNKGEPTFCN
- the LOC120803575 gene encoding matrix remodeling-associated protein 8-like isoform X1, whose product is MVWTQDRLKDRQRVVHWDVVRSSPEYSVERVLDMSPGGRQRVYNGFNKGRISIPDFGFNDGNFSLIINNVITTDRGVYTCNLHHHYCQIHQSIQIQLNVTKSARKEKRYWDGEKTVFVVLLGSSVVLPCVNRRPLWREGLQEDQQQVAHWDFQPPGVRPDRADRLVDLYASGERRDYGPLFAQSKMSVAEDAFTLGDFSLSISELKPVDKGLYSCHLHHHYCGLHERRIFRLTVGPPLPSAPTTAPRIVQNNEPEPRTDEVESPRVVNVILPEHRGYFVQHLGYFLATFLLLAFIVVAVIVLTRRRKKRGLEYELHRSERGNMISGGEMSLDCKELKTCNQGPVNSDYKNNLLKERDMTKDCNKDFDGKLWK